CATGTGATATGCATATAATTCTCAATCTACATTATAAGGGATACTGTACAACCAATAGCCATTATCATGGAAAAAAACGAACAGGGTGATTTTGTAAACCTGATGCCATcgttgttcaaaaatgtatgacCTCTGAATGCCATAAATAATGCAATCAGAATCAAGTCTTTTCAGAAAGCGGTGTAATAATGCCTTCTCATTgtggtgtgtgttttgttgaggAGAGGGTGATGTTCCTGAGAGTCTGCAGAGGATTGAAAAGTTTCTTAACACTCAGATTGAGTTCCACGAGCTGGACCTTTTGGATAAACCTGGACttgagaaaatatttacaaaggTTATAATTAATATACACTCTTGTAACTTTATTTGCTCTGGATAATCATTAACAAGCAATCTTAAGTCACACTGTTTTACATTAAGCCACAGtgaatgtgttattttatttaagagTAATCTGCTTATCTTCCGAACAGTGTTTTTCTGTGAGACTAATATGACAAAAGTtctgtttctttaaataaaaaatccatGATCAACCTATACGCGGTTTAACATCTTTGTGGTAGTATATGTAACAGTGCCCTCTATCGGTTTAAGAAGGTAATAGTCTGCTCTCTGTGTTTCTAGCATTCCTTTGATGCAGTAATGCACTTTGCTGGACTTAAAGCTGTTGGTGAATCAGTGGAACAGCCTTTACGATACTACAGAGTCAATCTTACAGGAACCATCCATCTCCTGGAGGTAAGATGTCTGCCTGTGCTGTAAACACATCTGTGCATAAATTGTCCTCATGCATTGcatagatcagtggttctcaaactttttcgttgtaaggccccctttgagttaagtgcatcgctttgcggccccccatataaagacgtataatcttaaacttagaatttttattaaaccaaaaacattcagttatacaatgctgaaacctcaattcttttggttggtggtgtcatttttctgatgtttgattgcataaaatctatgataaatttctatagttcataaaatgccacaaaatctgtggccccatagatccatcttggggaccccagggggccacggtccccagtttgagaaccactggcatAGATCATGTTCATGCATGCGGAATCCATACTTGAAACTGAATGTTTAAGATTAGGCTGTGTGCAAATTTTACACATGCAAACTCATTACAAAATTGATTAATTCTGTGAAAGAAAATTGTATTGCCCGCTGTCTCATGTATGTTTATGAACCAGGTTATGAAGTCTCATGGGGTGCGTAATCTGGTATTTAGCAGCTCAGCTACTGTCTATGGAGATCCCCAGAAACTTCCCATTGATGAGCAGCATCCAGTGGGTGGCTGCACCAACCCCTACGGCAAGACCAAATACTTCATTGAGGAGATGATAAGGGACCAATGCACAGCAGAAAAGGTAGCATACCCGTTTGTTATGACACTTTCTATATGGATCCTTGAGTCTCTATGGAAGATGTGAGAGTGATAAAATGTTTTCAGGATTGGAATGCTGTGCTGCTCAGGTACTTCAATCCCATTGGTGCTCACGTCTCAGGGCAGATCGGTGAGGATCCACAAGGAATCCCAAACAACCTTCTGCCTTATGTTGCTCAGGTAACCTTTCTGACGGGTTAAAGTTTAGAAGacccttgtgtgtttttgtgtattgcaatagctgttttttttttcaatttgtgGCAGGTTGCTATTGGCAGGCGAAATTTTCTGAATGTGTTTGGAAACGACTACAACACACCTGATGGAACAGGTgataaaagttcatttttaacaattatattattataattataaattagggctgtcaatcgattaatcgcatccagaataaaagtttgtgtttac
This genomic window from Triplophysa rosa linkage group LG10, Trosa_1v2, whole genome shotgun sequence contains:
- the gale gene encoding UDP-glucose 4-epimerase isoform X1; this encodes MRQKILVTGGGGYIGSHCVVELIEAGYHPVVIDNFSNAVRGEGDVPESLQRIEKFLNTQIEFHELDLLDKPGLEKIFTKHSFDAVMHFAGLKAVGESVEQPLRYYRVNLTGTIHLLEVMKSHGVRNLVFSSSATVYGDPQKLPIDEQHPVGGCTNPYGKTKYFIEEMIRDQCTAEKDWNAVLLRYFNPIGAHVSGQIGEDPQGIPNNLLPYVAQVAIGRRNFLNVFGNDYNTPDGTGVRDYIHVVDLAKGHIAALRKLKDSCGCKVYNLGTGTGYSVLEMVKAMEKASGRKIVYQIAPRRSGDVASCYADPSLAEKELSWKDEYDLERMCEDLWRWQSKNPTGFRNGTVP
- the gale gene encoding UDP-glucose 4-epimerase isoform X2; translation: MRQKILVTGGGGYIGSHCVVELIEAGYHPVVIDNFSNAVREGDVPESLQRIEKFLNTQIEFHELDLLDKPGLEKIFTKHSFDAVMHFAGLKAVGESVEQPLRYYRVNLTGTIHLLEVMKSHGVRNLVFSSSATVYGDPQKLPIDEQHPVGGCTNPYGKTKYFIEEMIRDQCTAEKDWNAVLLRYFNPIGAHVSGQIGEDPQGIPNNLLPYVAQVAIGRRNFLNVFGNDYNTPDGTGVRDYIHVVDLAKGHIAALRKLKDSCGCKVYNLGTGTGYSVLEMVKAMEKASGRKIVYQIAPRRSGDVASCYADPSLAEKELSWKDEYDLERMCEDLWRWQSKNPTGFRNGTVP